A DNA window from Denticeps clupeoides unplaced genomic scaffold, fDenClu1.1, whole genome shotgun sequence contains the following coding sequences:
- the LOC114771698 gene encoding claspin-like isoform X4, which translates to MSLLAQQLQGAELPAEVPTAPGSDSDSGMGSPVEEAAAQITRVSQETQESDDDEEEVTVSRKSCCRKALPDSDSEGEVEAAGMAEALVLSASSSEEKDGHEDGEASKKPKKRICRVAPDSESDESEEKKKGDGKRKKSQRRKEKEKQTKSRRRKKERQEVSSPPKPLNDSGCLLADHDLYDAEEVPDLEGQEESLDGVRASVKQKAQQYKLHMDEEDGGEEEAPMQRKERKAARASKEAIKQLHSESQRLIRESAVGLPYHMPEPKSINDFFKKRARPEGPAMALLKSSRYKPRLLEAAAPLVPDPVQTEGFQEPVVNPEPQGTAESVSNSQNREALVTTSCTEQEAQAQLPTGSPEEPGPLTAQVQPARSVAAGESGSPASLECPVQPTDSTEAAETGFKPADAPMRGVRTRKDKLARLRELGLEPPPVAKLPSGNGTFVELEAPKNNPALEALKDRFLRHVQPAPRPKGERSLQLTVVRKDSAPSGQEELLAESITFTVPEVGDEPVHTKPGEKLTFLKSRLQQAMAVRRQEERTRRAALDRLDNEDCEQDEEEEEEEQMTESEEEEGVDELLGDCGEDAGARSPSPLPRDTDGTLLLFAGSSCSRMGSDGSKKAGAGGQDGDGKMDEDDCLSLTKDSSHNSSFELVGSMIPSYQPIGRAGGRGVSTSVFRSPSPCLFRPSFLGSASKVRSSHTNTPSFRKPAIYIQNAFVQSSGKLSEPSICLPVEDSQDLYAQPSPTDAGPLGGGSQGPFSLEEDTHSQLLDADGFLNVGPRGGHARSHKRQLLLDSLDENAMDGNMGELLALCSGGFASGGAALQSSSQPGDMDELLGLCSGAFTTPAAREAPEKEPEAGGGSEAGPDMDQLLALCSGKFPSPGHNHDGTLPSTRELLHRLGVTCQCCCVRCLVSALDDDPSPPSAFSPAPREEPVRKENPEEEEEEEDCEFRLLSDVDSLSAQEDDQGDEDSEDEEMQAVFGRPGGQKKKKMRLAEFVESEAELSGSEAGSEDDDEDDEGGSEYEEEELQEELPSDEELQDQVNKIHMKQVLDDDKRRLRIYQERYLADGDLHSDGPGRARRFRWRNIDHGVDVDRTGDDGEEDEEDDVDQAELQRRRERLEREQWLREQGRKGDQVDEEEDKSGDEDSQFMRLAKKLSTRMLQRRGEPSSQRSSPCVVQFGSNVLMAAPEPAAPFQEKKVPPPNPFQMPFQPPVVKRGSLLSRPRAVLQKLASISDGNPCAPRNTRGFLFHTLSPDKQAPSTEATNKQAKRARAECPGPAAKRPCPAGPQRSIFSYLES; encoded by the exons ATGAGCCTTCTTGCCCAACAGCTG CAGGGGGCGGAGCTTCCCGCTGAGGTCCCGACAGCACCAGGGAGCGACTCGGACAGTGGGATGGGTTCTCCAGTGGAGGAAGCAGCTGCTCAAATCACCAGGGTCTCACAGGAGACACAAG AATCCGacgatgatgaggaggaggtgacAGTGAGTCGCAAGTCTTGCTGCCGGAAGGCCCTGCCAGACAGCGACAGTGAAGGGGAGGTGGAAGCAGCTGGCATGGCAGAAGCTCTTGTGTTGTCGGCCTCCAGTTCGGAGGAGAAAGACGGACACGAGGATGGAGAGGCGTCTAAGAAGCCCAAGAAGCGAATATGCCGCGTCGCTCCAGACAGTGAAAGCGACGAAAgcgaagagaaaaagaaaggcgACGGCAAGAGGAAGAAGTCTCAGCGCCGCAAGGAAAAAGAGAAGCAGACCAAATCAAGGAGGCGAAAGAAGGAGCGGCAAGAG GTGAGCTCGCCTCCCAAGCCGCTTAATGACAGTGGCTGCCTGTTGGCGGACCACGATCTTTATGATGCAGAGGAGGTCCCAGACCTGGAGGGGCAGGAGGAGTCCCTGGATGGTGTCAGAGCTTCTGTAAAGCAGAAAGCCCAGCAGTACAAG CTTCATATGGATGAGGAAGATGGTGGGGAGGAGGAGGCTCCGATGCAGCGCAAg GAAAGGAAGGCGGCCCGTGCCAGTAAGGAGGCAATTAAGCAGCTGCACAGTGAAAGTCAGAGGCTGATCAGAG AGTCTGCTGTTGGGCTGCCATATCACATGCCAGAGCCAAAGAGCATCAATGATTTCTTCAAGAAAAGAGCACGACCAGAAGGCCCCGCCATGGCTTTGCTGAA GTCTTCGAGGTACAAGCCCCGTCTTCTGGAAGCAGCTGCTCCGCTGGTGCCAGATCCGGTCCAGACCGAAGGCTTTCAAGAACCAGTGGTGAACCCTGAGCCACAGGGCACCGCAGAGTCTGTGTCTAATTCCCAAAACAGAGAGGCCTTGGTCACTACCTCCTGTACGGAACAAGAAGCACAGGCGCAGCTGCCCACAGGTTCACCGGAAGAACCGGGACCTCTTACTGCTCAGGTCCAGCCAGCCAGGTCTGTAGCTGCAGGGGAGTCTGGAAGCCCAGCAAGCCTGGAGTGTCCGGTCCAGCCCACAGACTCTACAGAGGCAGCGGAGACGGGGTTCAAACCAGCAGATGCCCCCATGAGGGGCGTCAGGACCCGCAAGGACAAACTTGCTCGGCTGCGGGAGCTCGGGCTGGAACCGCCACCTGTGGCCAAGTTGCCTTCTGGTAATGGGACCTTTGTGGAGCTGGAGGCACCAAAGAATAATCCCG CTCTGGAGGCCCTCAAGGACCGTTTCCTCCGGCACGTCCAGCCGGCTCCACGGCCGAAAGGAGAGCGGTCCCTGCAGCTCACTGTGGTGCGGAAGGACAGCGCCCCCTCTGGCCAGGAGGAGCTGCTCGCTGAATCGATCACTTTCACCGTCCCCGAAGTGGGGGACGAACCCGTGCACACCAAGCCAG GTGAGAAGTTGACCTTCCTGAAGTCCCGCCTGCAGCAGGCCATGGCCGTCCGGCGCCAAGAGGAGAGGACCCGCCGGGCGGCGCTTGACCGCCTGGACAACGAGGACTGtgagcaggacgaggaggaggaggaggaggaacagatGACCGAATCGGAGGAGGAAGAG GGTGTAGACGAGCTTCTGGGTGACTGTGGAGAAGATGCTGGCGCCAGGAGCCCCTCTCCACTCCCCCGCGACACGGACGGCACGCTCCTGCTGTTCGCCGGCAGCTCGTGTTCTCGCATGGG AAGCGATGGCAGCAAAAAAGCTGGAGCAGGAGGCCAAGATGGTGATGGCAAGATGG ATGAAGACGACTGCCTGTCCTTGACTAAAGACAGCAGCCATAACAGCAGCTTCGAGCTGGTCGGGTCCATGATCCCGTCCTATCAGCCCATCGGCCGCGCCGGAGGCAGGGGCGTGTCCACCAGCGTGTTCCGTTCCCCGTCGCCCTGTTTATTTAGACCGAGCTTCCTGGGTTCTGCTTCCAAGGTGAGATCTTCACACACGAACACGCCTTCTTTCCGGAAACCTGCCATTTACATCCAGAACGCCTTCGTCCAGAGTTCGGGAAAGCTCTCCGAGCCGTCCATTTGTCTCCCGGTGGAAGATTCCCAGGACCTGTACGCCCAGCCGTCTCCCACTGACGCAGGTCCTCTCGGTGGTGGATCCCAGGGTCCGTTCTCCCTGGAGGAGGACACGCACTCTCAGCTGCTGGATGCCGATGGCTTTTTGAACGTAGGACCCAGAGGTGGCCACGCCCGCTCACACAAACGTCAGCTCCTGCTGGACAGCCTGGACGAAAACGCCATGGACGGCAACATGGGGGAGCTGCTGGCGCTCTGCTCCGGGGGGTTCGCCTCCGGGGGTGCCGCCCTGCAGAGCAGCAGCCAGCCGGGGGACATGGACGAGCTCCTGGGACTCTGCTCTGGAGCCTTCACCACCCCGGCGGCCCGCGAAGCCCCGGAGAAGGAACCAGAAGCAGGAGGGGGCTCTGAAGCGGGCCCTGACATGGACCAGCTGCTGGCTCTCTGCTCCGGAAAGTTCCCCAGTCCAGGTCACAACCATGACGGCACCTTGCCCTCGACACGTGAACTTCTCCACCGGCTTGGTGTGACATGTCAGTGTTGCTGTGTAAGGTGTCTGGTTTCTGCTTTAGATGATGACCCTTCCCCACCTTCGGCCTTCAGTCCTGCACCTCGAGAAGAACCCGTCAG AAAAGAGAAtccagaggaggaagaggaggaggaagattgTGAGTTTAGGCTCCTGTCTGATGTCGACAGCCTAAGTGCTCAG GAGGACGACCAGGGAGACGAGGATTCGGAGGACGAAGAGATGCAGGCGGTGTTTGGGCGTCCTGgtggacagaagaagaagaaaat GCGCCTGGCTGAGTTCGTGGAGTCGGAGGCCGAACTGTCAGGAAGTGAAGCGGGGAGTGAGGATGATGACGAAGACGACGAAGGCGGGAGTGAGtatgaggaagaggagctgcaggaggagctgccttCAGACGAAGAGCTGCAAGATCAAGTCAACAAGATCCACAT GAAGCAGGTTCTGGACGATGACAAGCGTCGCCTGAGGATCTACCAGGAGCGCTACCTCGCAGACGGGGACCTGCATTCTgacgggccgggccgggcccgCCGCTTCCGCTGGAGGAACATCG ACCATGGCGTGGACGTGGACCGGACGGGAGACGATggcgaggaggacgaggaggacgatGTGGACCAGGCCGAGctgcagaggagaagagagCGGCTGGAGAGGGAGCAGTGGTTACGAGAGCAG GGCAGGAAAGGAGACCAGGTGGACGAGGAAGAGGACAAGTCTGGAGATGAAGACAGCCAGTTCATGAGGCTGGCCAAGAAGCTCAGTACCAGGATGCTGCAGAGGAGAGGTGAGCCGTCTTCTCAGCGTTCTTCTCCCTGCGTTGTCCAGTTCGGGTCTAATGTCCTCATGGCTGCTCCAGAACCTGCTGCACCGTTCCAGGAGAAGAAGGTCCCGCCTCCAAACCCCTTCCAGATGCCCTTCCAGCCGCCAGTG GTGAAAAGAGGTTCTCTGCTCAGTCGTCCTCGCGCGGTCCTTCAGAAGCTGGCGTCCATCTCGGACGGGAACCCCTGCGCCCCCCGAAACACCCGCGGCTTCCTGTTCCACACGCTCTCCCCCGACAAGCAGGCGCCGTCCACCGAGGCCACCAACAAACAG GCGAAGCGGGCCCGCGCCGAGTGTCCGGGCCCCGCGGCGAAGCGGCCGTGTCCCGCAGGGCCCCAGAGGAGCATCTTCAGTTACCTGGAGAGCTGA
- the LOC114771698 gene encoding claspin-like isoform X7 codes for MSLLAQQLQGAELPAEVPTAPGSDSDSGMGSPVEEAAAQITRVSQETQESDDDEEEVTVSRKSCCRKALPDSDSEGEVEAAGMAEALVLSASSSEEKDGHEDGEASKKPKKRICRVAPDSESDESEEKKKGDGKRKKSQRRKEKEKQTKSRRRKKERQEVSSPPKPLNDSGCLLADHDLYDAEEVPDLEGQEESLDGVRASVKQKAQQYKLHMDEEDGGEEEAPMQRKERKAARASKEAIKQLHSESQRLIRESAVGLPYHMPEPKSINDFFKKRARPEGPAMALLKSSRYKPRLLEAAAPLVPDPVQTEGFQEPVVNPEPQGTAESVSNSQNREALVTTSCTEQEAQAQLPTGSPEEPGPLTAQVQPARSVAAGESGSPASLECPVQPTDSTEAAETGFKPADAPMRGVRTRKDKLARLRELGLEPPPVAKLPSGNGTFVELEAPKNNPALEALKDRFLRHVQPAPRPKGERSLQLTVVRKDSAPSGQEELLAESITFTVPEVGDEPVHTKPGEKLTFLKSRLQQAMAVRRQEERTRRAALDRLDNEDCEQDEEEEEEEQMTESEEEEGVDELLGDCGEDAGARSPSPLPRDTDGTLLLFAGSSCSRMGDGSKKAGAGGQDGDGKMDEDDCLSLTKDSSHNSSFELVGSMIPSYQPIGRAGGRGVSTSVFRSPSPCLFRPSFLGSASKSSGKLSEPSICLPVEDSQDLYAQPSPTDAGPLGGGSQGPFSLEEDTHSQLLDADGFLNVGPRGGHARSHKRQLLLDSLDENAMDGNMGELLALCSGGFASGGAALQSSSQPGDMDELLGLCSGAFTTPAAREAPEKEPEAGGGSEAGPDMDQLLALCSGKFPSPGHNHDGTLPSTRELLHRLGVTCQCCCVRCLVSALDDDPSPPSAFSPAPREEPVSRKENPEEEEEEEDCEFRLLSDVDSLSAQEDDQGDEDSEDEEMQAVFGRPGGQKKKKMRLAEFVESEAELSGSEAGSEDDDEDDEGGSEYEEEELQEELPSDEELQDQVNKIHMKQVLDDDKRRLRIYQERYLADGDLHSDGPGRARRFRWRNIDHGVDVDRTGDDGEEDEEDDVDQAELQRRRERLEREQWLREQGRKGDQVDEEEDKSGDEDSQFMRLAKKLSTRMLQRRGEPSSQRSSPCVVQFGSNVLMAAPEPAAPFQEKKVPPPNPFQMPFQPPVVKRGSLLSRPRAVLQKLASISDGNPCAPRNTRGFLFHTLSPDKQAPSTEATNKQAKRARAECPGPAAKRPCPAGPQRSIFSYLES; via the exons ATGAGCCTTCTTGCCCAACAGCTG CAGGGGGCGGAGCTTCCCGCTGAGGTCCCGACAGCACCAGGGAGCGACTCGGACAGTGGGATGGGTTCTCCAGTGGAGGAAGCAGCTGCTCAAATCACCAGGGTCTCACAGGAGACACAAG AATCCGacgatgatgaggaggaggtgacAGTGAGTCGCAAGTCTTGCTGCCGGAAGGCCCTGCCAGACAGCGACAGTGAAGGGGAGGTGGAAGCAGCTGGCATGGCAGAAGCTCTTGTGTTGTCGGCCTCCAGTTCGGAGGAGAAAGACGGACACGAGGATGGAGAGGCGTCTAAGAAGCCCAAGAAGCGAATATGCCGCGTCGCTCCAGACAGTGAAAGCGACGAAAgcgaagagaaaaagaaaggcgACGGCAAGAGGAAGAAGTCTCAGCGCCGCAAGGAAAAAGAGAAGCAGACCAAATCAAGGAGGCGAAAGAAGGAGCGGCAAGAG GTGAGCTCGCCTCCCAAGCCGCTTAATGACAGTGGCTGCCTGTTGGCGGACCACGATCTTTATGATGCAGAGGAGGTCCCAGACCTGGAGGGGCAGGAGGAGTCCCTGGATGGTGTCAGAGCTTCTGTAAAGCAGAAAGCCCAGCAGTACAAG CTTCATATGGATGAGGAAGATGGTGGGGAGGAGGAGGCTCCGATGCAGCGCAAg GAAAGGAAGGCGGCCCGTGCCAGTAAGGAGGCAATTAAGCAGCTGCACAGTGAAAGTCAGAGGCTGATCAGAG AGTCTGCTGTTGGGCTGCCATATCACATGCCAGAGCCAAAGAGCATCAATGATTTCTTCAAGAAAAGAGCACGACCAGAAGGCCCCGCCATGGCTTTGCTGAA GTCTTCGAGGTACAAGCCCCGTCTTCTGGAAGCAGCTGCTCCGCTGGTGCCAGATCCGGTCCAGACCGAAGGCTTTCAAGAACCAGTGGTGAACCCTGAGCCACAGGGCACCGCAGAGTCTGTGTCTAATTCCCAAAACAGAGAGGCCTTGGTCACTACCTCCTGTACGGAACAAGAAGCACAGGCGCAGCTGCCCACAGGTTCACCGGAAGAACCGGGACCTCTTACTGCTCAGGTCCAGCCAGCCAGGTCTGTAGCTGCAGGGGAGTCTGGAAGCCCAGCAAGCCTGGAGTGTCCGGTCCAGCCCACAGACTCTACAGAGGCAGCGGAGACGGGGTTCAAACCAGCAGATGCCCCCATGAGGGGCGTCAGGACCCGCAAGGACAAACTTGCTCGGCTGCGGGAGCTCGGGCTGGAACCGCCACCTGTGGCCAAGTTGCCTTCTGGTAATGGGACCTTTGTGGAGCTGGAGGCACCAAAGAATAATCCCG CTCTGGAGGCCCTCAAGGACCGTTTCCTCCGGCACGTCCAGCCGGCTCCACGGCCGAAAGGAGAGCGGTCCCTGCAGCTCACTGTGGTGCGGAAGGACAGCGCCCCCTCTGGCCAGGAGGAGCTGCTCGCTGAATCGATCACTTTCACCGTCCCCGAAGTGGGGGACGAACCCGTGCACACCAAGCCAG GTGAGAAGTTGACCTTCCTGAAGTCCCGCCTGCAGCAGGCCATGGCCGTCCGGCGCCAAGAGGAGAGGACCCGCCGGGCGGCGCTTGACCGCCTGGACAACGAGGACTGtgagcaggacgaggaggaggaggaggaggaacagatGACCGAATCGGAGGAGGAAGAG GGTGTAGACGAGCTTCTGGGTGACTGTGGAGAAGATGCTGGCGCCAGGAGCCCCTCTCCACTCCCCCGCGACACGGACGGCACGCTCCTGCTGTTCGCCGGCAGCTCGTGTTCTCGCATGGG CGATGGCAGCAAAAAAGCTGGAGCAGGAGGCCAAGATGGTGATGGCAAGATGG ATGAAGACGACTGCCTGTCCTTGACTAAAGACAGCAGCCATAACAGCAGCTTCGAGCTGGTCGGGTCCATGATCCCGTCCTATCAGCCCATCGGCCGCGCCGGAGGCAGGGGCGTGTCCACCAGCGTGTTCCGTTCCCCGTCGCCCTGTTTATTTAGACCGAGCTTCCTGGGTTCTGCTTCCAAG AGTTCGGGAAAGCTCTCCGAGCCGTCCATTTGTCTCCCGGTGGAAGATTCCCAGGACCTGTACGCCCAGCCGTCTCCCACTGACGCAGGTCCTCTCGGTGGTGGATCCCAGGGTCCGTTCTCCCTGGAGGAGGACACGCACTCTCAGCTGCTGGATGCCGATGGCTTTTTGAACGTAGGACCCAGAGGTGGCCACGCCCGCTCACACAAACGTCAGCTCCTGCTGGACAGCCTGGACGAAAACGCCATGGACGGCAACATGGGGGAGCTGCTGGCGCTCTGCTCCGGGGGGTTCGCCTCCGGGGGTGCCGCCCTGCAGAGCAGCAGCCAGCCGGGGGACATGGACGAGCTCCTGGGACTCTGCTCTGGAGCCTTCACCACCCCGGCGGCCCGCGAAGCCCCGGAGAAGGAACCAGAAGCAGGAGGGGGCTCTGAAGCGGGCCCTGACATGGACCAGCTGCTGGCTCTCTGCTCCGGAAAGTTCCCCAGTCCAGGTCACAACCATGACGGCACCTTGCCCTCGACACGTGAACTTCTCCACCGGCTTGGTGTGACATGTCAGTGTTGCTGTGTAAGGTGTCTGGTTTCTGCTTTAGATGATGACCCTTCCCCACCTTCGGCCTTCAGTCCTGCACCTCGAGAAGAACCCGTCAG TAGAAAAGAGAAtccagaggaggaagaggaggaggaagattgTGAGTTTAGGCTCCTGTCTGATGTCGACAGCCTAAGTGCTCAG GAGGACGACCAGGGAGACGAGGATTCGGAGGACGAAGAGATGCAGGCGGTGTTTGGGCGTCCTGgtggacagaagaagaagaaaat GCGCCTGGCTGAGTTCGTGGAGTCGGAGGCCGAACTGTCAGGAAGTGAAGCGGGGAGTGAGGATGATGACGAAGACGACGAAGGCGGGAGTGAGtatgaggaagaggagctgcaggaggagctgccttCAGACGAAGAGCTGCAAGATCAAGTCAACAAGATCCACAT GAAGCAGGTTCTGGACGATGACAAGCGTCGCCTGAGGATCTACCAGGAGCGCTACCTCGCAGACGGGGACCTGCATTCTgacgggccgggccgggcccgCCGCTTCCGCTGGAGGAACATCG ACCATGGCGTGGACGTGGACCGGACGGGAGACGATggcgaggaggacgaggaggacgatGTGGACCAGGCCGAGctgcagaggagaagagagCGGCTGGAGAGGGAGCAGTGGTTACGAGAGCAG GGCAGGAAAGGAGACCAGGTGGACGAGGAAGAGGACAAGTCTGGAGATGAAGACAGCCAGTTCATGAGGCTGGCCAAGAAGCTCAGTACCAGGATGCTGCAGAGGAGAGGTGAGCCGTCTTCTCAGCGTTCTTCTCCCTGCGTTGTCCAGTTCGGGTCTAATGTCCTCATGGCTGCTCCAGAACCTGCTGCACCGTTCCAGGAGAAGAAGGTCCCGCCTCCAAACCCCTTCCAGATGCCCTTCCAGCCGCCAGTG GTGAAAAGAGGTTCTCTGCTCAGTCGTCCTCGCGCGGTCCTTCAGAAGCTGGCGTCCATCTCGGACGGGAACCCCTGCGCCCCCCGAAACACCCGCGGCTTCCTGTTCCACACGCTCTCCCCCGACAAGCAGGCGCCGTCCACCGAGGCCACCAACAAACAG GCGAAGCGGGCCCGCGCCGAGTGTCCGGGCCCCGCGGCGAAGCGGCCGTGTCCCGCAGGGCCCCAGAGGAGCATCTTCAGTTACCTGGAGAGCTGA